The Acetonema longum DSM 6540 genomic interval CCTGGCTGAGCTTTTTAGCGGGATGGTTTCCCATTGGCGCGATCAATACCTTGCTGCGGGCATCCGCCTGGAATGGCGAGGTTTGGGAAGCTGTTTTGATTTTGTCCGTTCTGGGCAGCGTGTTTTTTGCCTGTGGGGTTTATCTCTATTCCCACTATAGTGAGTATTGACATACAGCCGCCATACTGCGTCCCGGCGCCATCTCTGGATGGCGCCCTCGTTTTTTCTGGCATCGTGTATAGGAATCCGGCATCGAGTGTATTGTCAGACTTTCCATTTGCTTTTGGTTCAGTTTACCGTAACGGCAGATAAATCGTCACTGGAAAGCAGTGTTTCAACTTAGTTGCGGATTAGCAGTGTCGTATTTTGCAAGATGTTGTATACAAAATACAAAGTGCGTGATATAATGAACTTAGTTAGAATGATCAGTGACGGAGGGATGGATTATGCGATTCGAACACGATTTTTTAGGGCAGGTTGAGTTGCCGGATGAGGTTTATTATGGAGTGCAAACCTGGCGGGCATCCCAAAACTTTGCGATTACCGGACACCGGTTATGTCCGGAATTTATCACTGCTTTGGCGACGATTAAAAAAGCTGCGGCTAAGGCTAACATGAAAACCGGACGCATGCCGGAAGCGGTGGGGGAAGCTATCGTTCAGGCGGCTGATGAAATCATTGCCGGCAAGCTCCACGATCAGTTTATTGTTGATGCCATACAAGGCGGGGCAGGCACTTCCATGAATATGAACGCCAATGAAGTGATTGCTAATCGGGCCTTGGAATTGCTGGGAAAAGCAAAAGGCGACTATGAGGTTGTGTCGCCTAATAATCAGGTCAATATGGCCCAATCCACCAATGATGTGATGCCTACCGCGATCCGGATTGCTTCCATTCAGAAAACCAAGCTTCTGATCAGTGAACTGGAAACGCTGCACCACGGTTTGCGGCAAAAGTCGGAGCAATTTCAGCACGTTCTGAAGATGGGCCGGACCCATCTTCAGGATGCTGTGCCTATCACCCTCGGACAGGAATTCGCGGCGTATGCGGATACAGTGAAGCGGTCAATCAAACGGATTAGCCGCGCTATGGACAACCTGTTTACCGTTAACATGGGAGCCACGGCCGTTGGTACCGGCCTGAACGCCGAACCGGAATACATCAAAGAAGTTGTCCGGCAATTATCGATTCTTACCGGCAATACCATGGTATCCGCCTCCAATTTGGTCGATGCAACCCAAAATACCGATGAACTGGCGGAACTATCCGGCGCCCTGAAAGTCTGCGCCTTGTCTCTTTCGAAAATTGCCAATGATTTGCGCATGATGGCATCAGGTCCCAAATGCGGCCTCAGCGAACTGATTCTGCCGGCCATGCAGCCGGGTTCCTCCATCATGCCGGGCAAAATCAACCCGGTTATCCCGGAAGTGCTCAACCAGGTGGCGTTTCAGGTGATCGGCAACGACCAGGCTATTGGTCTGGCCGTGGAGGCCGGGCAGTTTGAACTTAATGTGATGGAGCCGGTTATCGCCTATAACCTGTTTAATTCTTTAACCTTCCTGACCAATGCGGTCCGTACCCTGCAGCAGCGGTGCATCGCCGGCATTGAGGCCAATGAAGCGCGCTGCCGCGAGCTGCTCGATTCCAGCGTGGGGGTGATCACTGCGCTGCTGCCGCATATTGGCTATGAAGCGGCGTCGGCTATTGCCAAAGAAGCGCTGCGTACCAAAGAGCCGGTAAAAGATATTATCCTTCGGCAGGGTCTGATGACGGCGGACCAACTAAACGTTATTTTATCGCCGGCCGAAATGACCAAGCCTGGCATTGCCGGCAAGCAATATATCAAGAAGATTAGCTGACAGAATAAAGCCTGCTTTGTGAAGCTTTATTTCGTCTTGAGAAAAAGCGGGCTGAAACATTCGGCCCGCTTTTTCTGTCAATAAAGCCCGCTTTCCTGCCTTTTGGCTTGAAAGCGGGCTTTTTAATTCAGTTCCTTAACAAATTTTCCGGATCCATCCTTCCGGTGCTTCGACAGTTCCCAGCTGGATTCCGGTCAGCGTATCGTAAAGCTTCTTGGTAACAGGTCCCATTGCTTCCTGGCAATCAGAAAAACGGATTTCCCTGCCGTGATCTGTCACTTTGCCTACCGGTGATATGACCGCTGCTGTTCCACACAAGCCACACTCCACGAAAGAATTGATTTCAGACAATCTGACCGGTCTTTCAGTCACTTTCAGTCCAAGATATTTCTCAGCCACAATCATCATGGAACGCCTGGTGATGGACGGTAAAATGGAATCTGATTTTGGAATCACAATTTCATGCTCTTTTGTTACAAAAAAGAAATTAGCTCCGCCGGTTTCTTCTACGAACGTTCTCGTAGCAGGATCCAGGAACAGATTCTCGTCAAATCCATTCTGATGAGCTTCCATGTATGCATGTAAGCTCATTGCATAATTTAATCCGGCCTTTAAATGTCCGGTTCCGTGTGGCGCAGCCCGGTCAAAATCGCTTACACAAATTGACAATGGTCTTACGCCGCCTTTAAAATAAGGTCCAACCGGTGTACATATCACGCGGAACTGATATTCCTCCGCCGGCTTCACACCGATGACCGGGGAAGAGGCAAACATGTATGGCCTTATATAGAGTGATGCGCCGCTTCCGTAGGGCGGAACCCAGTCCGCATTTGCTTTTACTACCTGATCAATCGCATCCAGAAATCGTTCTTTCGGAAATGGCGGCATTTCCAATCCTCTGGCGGAATCCATCATCCGTTCTGCATTTAAATCAGGACGGAAGGTTACAATACTGCCGCTTTTCGTCGTATAAGCCTTTAAACCTTCAAATATCGACTGGCAATATTGAAAAACACCGGCGCACTCATTTAAAACGACAGTGGCATCTGACGTAATCGTACCCTTGTCCCACTCACCGTTTTTATAATTTGAGACATAGCGTTTATCAGTTTCCCGATAGGAGAAACCAATACTTTCCCAGGCTAAATCCTTTTTCCCCATGTTCAATCCCCCCCCAAAGTTTCTCCGAACTGCATCCTGTTTCAAAGAACAGGTATATGACTGATTATATCACGGTGATATTTTCAGAACAAGAATAAACAAAGGGGCAGCGCTGGAATGCCCGTTGAGAAAAAATTTTTAACGGCCGATTGTTTTCATTGGATTTTATTAAGCTCGAAAATGGCGTATAAACATGAAAATAAAAGAGATGCCTGGCAATAAGCCGAATAACTTTAATAAATCAGCTTTTTATCACTTTATTTTTTTAACTAAGTAAAGTAAAATAAATGCAGACCACAGAGACATGGAGGAATGACAATGAAGAAGCTTTTGGCAGCTGCACTGCTGCTGGTATGTGTGCTGCTCGCCGGCTGCGGCGGCGCAGAACCGAAAAAGATGGTAGTGGGGCTGGATGATAATTTTCCGCCGATGGGGTTCCGGGATGATAAAAATAATATCACCGGCTTTGACGTGGATATGGCCAGGGAAGCGGCCCGGCGGCTGGGCCGGGAAGCAGAGTTCAAGCCAATCGACTGGAGCAGCAAGGAAGCCGAATTAAACAGCAAACGGGTGGACGTTCTGTGGAATGGCCTTACCATCACTGAAAAGCGCCGGCAGAATATCGCCTTCACAGCTCCGTATATGGAAAATCGGCAAATCATTATCGTAGCGGCGAATTCTGCGATTCGGGGCAAAGCTGATCTGGCCGGCAAGGTTGTGGGAGTTCAGGACGGCAGCAGCAGCGTGGATGCCCTGGAAAAAGAGATGGACACAACCAGGACATTCAGAGAC includes:
- a CDS encoding aspartate ammonia-lyase; its protein translation is MRFEHDFLGQVELPDEVYYGVQTWRASQNFAITGHRLCPEFITALATIKKAAAKANMKTGRMPEAVGEAIVQAADEIIAGKLHDQFIVDAIQGGAGTSMNMNANEVIANRALELLGKAKGDYEVVSPNNQVNMAQSTNDVMPTAIRIASIQKTKLLISELETLHHGLRQKSEQFQHVLKMGRTHLQDAVPITLGQEFAAYADTVKRSIKRISRAMDNLFTVNMGATAVGTGLNAEPEYIKEVVRQLSILTGNTMVSASNLVDATQNTDELAELSGALKVCALSLSKIANDLRMMASGPKCGLSELILPAMQPGSSIMPGKINPVIPEVLNQVAFQVIGNDQAIGLAVEAGQFELNVMEPVIAYNLFNSLTFLTNAVRTLQQRCIAGIEANEARCRELLDSSVGVITALLPHIGYEAASAIAKEALRTKEPVKDIILRQGLMTADQLNVILSPAEMTKPGIAGKQYIKKIS
- a CDS encoding branched-chain amino acid aminotransferase, which gives rise to MGKKDLAWESIGFSYRETDKRYVSNYKNGEWDKGTITSDATVVLNECAGVFQYCQSIFEGLKAYTTKSGSIVTFRPDLNAERMMDSARGLEMPPFPKERFLDAIDQVVKANADWVPPYGSGASLYIRPYMFASSPVIGVKPAEEYQFRVICTPVGPYFKGGVRPLSICVSDFDRAAPHGTGHLKAGLNYAMSLHAYMEAHQNGFDENLFLDPATRTFVEETGGANFFFVTKEHEIVIPKSDSILPSITRRSMMIVAEKYLGLKVTERPVRLSEINSFVECGLCGTAAVISPVGKVTDHGREIRFSDCQEAMGPVTKKLYDTLTGIQLGTVEAPEGWIRKIC
- a CDS encoding amino acid ABC transporter substrate-binding protein translates to MKKLLAAALLLVCVLLAGCGGAEPKKMVVGLDDNFPPMGFRDDKNNITGFDVDMAREAARRLGREAEFKPIDWSSKEAELNSKRVDVLWNGLTITEKRRQNIAFTAPYMENRQIIIVAANSAIRGKADLAGKVVGVQDGSSSVDALEKEMDTTRTFRDLKKYPDNVAALLDLKAGRLDAVVVDEIVGRYYTGKKTGEYTILGDHFGTEEYGVGLHKDDQELLTKLQKVLADMKQDGTSAQISQKWFGADIIK